In Thermanaeromonas sp. C210, the following proteins share a genomic window:
- a CDS encoding DUF169 domain-containing protein — protein MAVDTLFVRRLTELLRLDTQPVGVKLYRRKEELPRRPYNWKVNICQLVCQARYRGKFASGTPDLMICAIGAACTGLIRTPDRFTSGQAAVGRYVADLAAGRKFMANTYKLGDRGKLYEGIYVGPLVGFKDGDPDVVVIYANPAQVMRLIHASVFETGEAVKADTVAEAALCSSIGFALGEQKPVIGFPCAGDRTFGGTQKDELLFALPFSLFQTVVENLESLQMSAGQVYPVGPFMNWTPSMVPAYTLTPEDLEEGK, from the coding sequence ATGGCCGTTGACACACTTTTTGTCCGACGGTTGACCGAGCTCTTGCGGCTGGATACCCAACCTGTGGGGGTGAAACTGTATCGCCGTAAGGAGGAGCTGCCACGGCGCCCTTACAACTGGAAAGTAAATATATGCCAGCTGGTCTGCCAGGCGCGGTACCGGGGTAAATTTGCTTCCGGCACGCCGGACCTGATGATCTGCGCCATCGGGGCTGCATGTACGGGATTGATTAGAACACCTGACCGGTTTACCAGCGGCCAGGCGGCCGTAGGTCGGTATGTGGCCGACCTGGCAGCGGGTCGCAAGTTCATGGCCAACACATATAAGCTGGGGGATCGCGGTAAGCTTTATGAAGGCATTTACGTAGGGCCCTTGGTCGGCTTCAAAGATGGAGACCCAGACGTGGTAGTAATTTATGCCAACCCCGCCCAGGTCATGCGGCTTATCCATGCCAGTGTGTTTGAAACCGGTGAGGCAGTAAAGGCCGATACCGTGGCGGAAGCCGCCCTGTGCTCTTCCATCGGTTTTGCCCTGGGCGAGCAGAAACCGGTGATCGGTTTTCCCTGTGCCGGCGACCGCACCTTTGGCGGTACCCAGAAGGACGAGCTTTTGTTCGCCCTGCCCTTTAGTTTATTCCAAACCGTGGTAGAAAACTTGGAAAGCCTGCAAATGTCTGCGGGCCAGGTTTATCCGGTTGGACCGTTCATGAACTGGACTCCGAGTATGGTTCCGGCCTATACCCTTACTCCAGAAGATCTTGAGGAAGGAAAATAG
- a CDS encoding DUF134 domain-containing protein yields the protein MPRPPKCRRVEFLPQTTYFKPAGVPLHELEEVTLAVEELEAIRLKDLEGLEQEDCAARMEVSRPTFFRILNSARAKIAEALINGKAIKVEGGCFRLSLGKVRCRFCGREWAVNRGEEDVGVECPHCRRRFVAGPLRRQCRRGWEEGAPPAED from the coding sequence ATGCCTCGACCGCCCAAGTGTCGCAGGGTAGAGTTTTTGCCCCAAACCACTTACTTTAAGCCTGCAGGCGTACCTCTCCACGAACTGGAAGAGGTGACCCTGGCGGTTGAAGAACTGGAAGCCATTCGCTTAAAAGACCTGGAAGGGCTGGAACAGGAAGATTGTGCTGCCCGGATGGAAGTATCCCGCCCGACCTTTTTCCGTATTCTTAATTCGGCCCGGGCCAAGATTGCCGAGGCCCTGATCAACGGAAAGGCCATTAAGGTGGAGGGAGGATGCTTTCGCCTCAGCCTGGGCAAGGTGCGGTGCCGCTTTTGCGGCCGGGAATGGGCGGTGAACAGGGGAGAAGAGGACGTAGGGGTGGAGTGCCCCCACTGCCGAAGGAGATTTGTGGCCGGGCCGCTGCGCCGCCAGTGCCGCCGCGGGTGGGAGGAGGGAGCTCCCCCTGCTGAAGATTGA